The genomic window ACTTGGGGAAGAAGCTAGGGATTGAAATGTGACAGGGCCTTACTATCACACTcacaccaggggtgtattcattacagaTACTGTTTACAGTTTAAGAaccaaatggaagcaaacagagcaaaactagtttctattggacaaattcaggtaggtcccatttcgttccgtttaataaatgttttgcaacagaatcggcggaatgaatacaccccagcgCTGCCTCAAACATTGCCCGCCCCAAATTCAAAACGTTGAGCTTTATTGCAAACTTCTCTTAATTCTTGCCATTTACCACACACTTGTGCTTTTCTACTACAAAGTGAACTAAACAGAAAAGCTAttagtattttcatatttttcagCACAGGTGAAATGTACCTCTTGCTATCTTACCTAGACACACACTAAAATGTGAGGAAGTTATCTTGGTTATTGGTATAGATATCATCTTTGTGATGCATTTATATAAATGTGCTAAACGTATAATTTGGTACTAAAGAAACTCTGAGTAAAAACCCTGTGGCCTGCTCAGGATTATATAACGTTAcagaacattcagatagaaatgtatggtGTAGAACAGATACACTAGTCTGTCAGTTAGGAAAGGATATTGAATAAGctctattaattatatttctcTTTGCTTCCCTTCTGTAGTACCGTCGAGGGTCTACAGGGGGCATCTGTCCGTCAGCAGGCGGCGACTCTCCTCGTTGGCGGGGAATATGACCTCCCTCAGCCGGCCCATACGACCTCTGACCTCAACATGGCCGCTGGCATCCTCCACCAGGGACCTCCTCACAGGGCTGTAGACCTTATAGCGCCTAGGGAagaggaaagagatggaggggggagagaggaggggagagaaatggggtagagggggatgggagagagatggaggagagagatcaTGAGTAAGGGAAGCTTGGTAATAGGCGTGAGCGTGTGGAACACTGTGGCTTGACTTACTTGTAGACTATGAAGGCGATGAAGGTAAAGATGGCTACCAGGATAGCACTGGAGGAGAGGACAACCTCTGCAGCATGAGGAGCTTTAGACACTACAAAAGGGAGAGAGGTAAGAAAAAGGAAGGGAAATGGATAGAGAGGTGGGATCGAGGAGAGGCAGGGAACggaaggggagaggaagggaaagaagtagaaaggagtggaaagaagaaaTATAGGTATGAGATCAGGAGAAGGAAAGCACTTTAGTATCAGGTGCAAACTTAGCACAAGCACTATTAAACAAAACCTAGACAACAAAATGAAAATTTCCAACTACGACTTGCACTTATACACACGTTCACAACATTGCAGCAGACATTGCACAGTCGGTCATCAGATTGCTGTATCAGATGATGTGGTTAACTAATTATGGTAAACACCTATCCAGACATTGTGAGATCTGGCAGACGTGTGTAAAGTAGTCCGCCTGCAACGCTGCCAATAATACCTCAGGGTCTATCCCTGTGACCTACCGGGTGTGTCAGGGTCAGTGTtgctgatggtgatggtggtggtggcgaGGGCCAGACTGCTGGCGTCCTCCAGGGTGATGTTGACACAGTAGGTCCCCGGCTCCAGGAAGGTCCTCCGCAGGTGCACCTCGCACCCCGAAGACGGGGGCACGTCGTCACACACGATGTTCCTCACCTGGCGGCAGGAGGGGTCCGACACGATGGTGCAGGCTGAGGTGGGAGTGCTacgggggggagaggaggagagaggtggttaTGGTAGATGGATGGGGAAACTATGGAGTGGTTTGTGTGCTAATATTCACTTCAAATTAAAATTTTCTGAGGGTTGCCTTAGCAATGTCCAATTATGTTCCACTCACCTGCCCAGGCACTTGACCAGGAAGCTGATGTCAGTGTTGGTCACCTTGGCAGCAGATACGTCCACGATccgattggctggctggctgttgaTTAGGTGCTCTGTGATAGGGTAAAGTGCAAGGTGTACAAGCTTTATATTTGTATAGACTGATAACTGAGgggctaattgactgactatctgacttcACTGATTGTTATCAGTTTGACATCCCATTGTCATGCACCCACCAATGACAGTGATGTCGGTCTGGAAAGTTCCGTAGAGGTAGCGGAAGCAGTCGGTGGCCGCCAGGTGTCTGTGATGGAGCTGGGCCATGGGTGTGGGGACAGCTGGCAGCAGCAAGGTCGGGTTGAACCCCTGGGTCACATCAGCCACCGTCGGGGGGAGGGGCTCTGTCGTCGGGAAGCCCGTTGTCCCGGGAACAGGTGTGTTGGAGCCCTTGGAGGTGGGTCCGGCAGTGGTGACTGACACTGGAAACGAGACAGTCGAATTTGGACAGTTTATGTCAGCTGAATAGAACTAAACTCACAAGAGAAAGCATTTCCTCATACACTCTGGCAGACACTTCTATTCAATACACATTATAGAGTTAACTCTTACCATAACCATGGTTTGTTTCCATTTTGCTAGCGAAAAAGAGAGATATGATACAACTCTCCAAAGATGGAAATGTGTCTGCTGCTCAATCAGTCCAAAATCACCTTATTCCAGGCATGTGTGGCAGCAGTACGCTGCAGGTGAAGCTCattagtgtgtgtactatgtaCATACCTTCTTCTAGATTTGTGTAACTGTGACTCAAGAGTGTGTACCTGTAGTCTGCTGCGAGGTAACGCTCATCGGTGTGGGCGGGGGGCACGGGATCTTGAAAGCCGCCTCCACCGTCAGCTTCACGTTGACTTCGCCGACCGCGCTGTAGGTGTGTGTGGCCACGTTGCTATGGGTGACCAGCTGGTTGCCGTCCTTGAAGTCCCAGATGTAGTCGACGGCGTCGGCAGTCTTCAGGTAGTTACTGGGGTCGTGAACCGACACACTGAACACCACGTCCTCGCCACGCACAAACACGCTCTCTGACAGGTTGGCTGCTGCCTTCTGGGAAATATTCACCGCCACGGGGATCTTGTCTGTGAAGGGGTAAAGGTTAACGAGAAACGCTTAGACATGATGCATCAATTCAGCTATACATTCTCTTCTGTACTTCTGCATCCCTCCTGAGGAAGGACCAGGTGATGTGTAAGAGAGACAGACTAtggttgcttcccaaatggcacccttttcgcTATGTACACTCTTAGGAGAAAAAAAAGGAGCTGCACAACATAGCCAAAAGTATGCtcttcaaacatctcattccaaaatcatgggca from Coregonus clupeaformis isolate EN_2021a chromosome 17, ASM2061545v1, whole genome shotgun sequence includes these protein-coding regions:
- the LOC121585662 gene encoding protein QNR-71-like isoform X2 → MGGLHYVCVLACTFFVSQANGLKTYRDMFPHKHSVSMKFPPIPGWIPDSNPWDDYLYPPFGPKELTRRKGKTVKVRLTSDSPAIIGSMVSFTAKLEYPPCQKEDANWELVWDEHCPDANGQLKPGYVFNWTSWLDDYGFGKCTDLKRCNVFPDGKPFPQSNDWRHKGYVYIWHSMGQYSETCDGSSSTLTVNTSDITLGAELMEVMVYRKRERRKYSPLATDKTVFFVTDKIPVAVNISQKAAANLSESVFVRGEDVVFSVSVHDPSNYLKTADAVDYIWDFKDGNQLVTHSNVATHTYSAVGEVNVKLTVEAAFKIPCPPPTPMSVTSQQTTVSVTTAGPTSKGSNTPVPGTTGFPTTEPLPPTVADVTQGFNPTLLLPAVPTPMAQLHHRHLAATDCFRYLYGTFQTDITVIEHLINSQPANRIVDVSAAKVTNTDISFLVKCLGSTPTSACTIVSDPSCRQVRNIVCDDVPPSSGCEVHLRRTFLEPGTYCVNITLEDASSLALATTTITISNTDPDTPVSKAPHAAEVVLSSSAILVAIFTFIAFIVYKRYKVYSPVRRSLVEDASGHVEVRGRMGRLREVIFPANEESRRLLTDRCPL
- the LOC121585662 gene encoding protein QNR-71-like isoform X1, whose translation is MGGLHYVCVLACTFFVSQANGLKTYRDMFPHKHSVSMKFPPIPGWIPDSNPWDDYLYPPFGPKELTRRKGKTVKVRLTSDSPAIIGSMVSFTAKLEYPPCQKEDANWELVWDEHCPDGMELEASANGQLKPGYVFNWTSWLDDYGFGKCTDLKRCNVFPDGKPFPQSNDWRHKGYVYIWHSMGQYSETCDGSSSTLTVNTSDITLGAELMEVMVYRKRERRKYSPLATDKTVFFVTDKIPVAVNISQKAAANLSESVFVRGEDVVFSVSVHDPSNYLKTADAVDYIWDFKDGNQLVTHSNVATHTYSAVGEVNVKLTVEAAFKIPCPPPTPMSVTSQQTTVSVTTAGPTSKGSNTPVPGTTGFPTTEPLPPTVADVTQGFNPTLLLPAVPTPMAQLHHRHLAATDCFRYLYGTFQTDITVIEHLINSQPANRIVDVSAAKVTNTDISFLVKCLGSTPTSACTIVSDPSCRQVRNIVCDDVPPSSGCEVHLRRTFLEPGTYCVNITLEDASSLALATTTITISNTDPDTPVSKAPHAAEVVLSSSAILVAIFTFIAFIVYKRYKVYSPVRRSLVEDASGHVEVRGRMGRLREVIFPANEESRRLLTDRCPL